Within Macellibacteroides fermentans, the genomic segment AGAATTATGAAAAACTTTTAACCGAATCCACATTGTATCGTTCTGTTGGAGCTCATGCTTTTGGAACTTATCAAGTAACACAGTTGTCTCAGTATGTTTCTGATGGCGTCTTTTTTGGGGTACAGCATAAGATTGTATTACAGGATGGAACAGAAGTCACCTCTCATGAGCAGTTACAGAAAATGATGTCCGACGAACAAGAAAGAATACTCAACGATGAAAAGTTGAGAAAATCTTTTGAAAAAATAACGAAAGCTATTGATAAAAACACAGAACTGCGAGGATTTAAGGCAGTAATTGAATCGCATCCGGAGTGGATTCTTGAAATGCTCAATTATGAAGATTTTCGCAAGAAAGTTTGGTTAGGCTACCTCGCTAAGACAGATGTAAAGCCACTTTTCGATTCATATATCCAGATTTATAACGAAAACAAGGATAAGTTGCTTGAAGTGTTGCTACAAGCCGGAGAACAACAAGAAAGATGGAAAGATATAATTAATCTCTATAATGCTCGCTTCCACGTACCATTAAAAGTTTCTATAGCTAACCAGCGAGACATTATCTTAAAAAAAGAAGCCGCAAAACTTCAATTTTCTTATATTGTGGAAGGGCAAGCACCCATTATTAAGGAAAGAAAGGAATTAGACAAAATATTGAGCCGTGGAGAGAAACGTGCTTTTATTATTTTGCAGTTTCTTTTTGAAATGGAGGCTCGCAAGATGGTTGGCGATGATTGCATTTTGGTGATGGATGATATAGCCGATTCTTTTGACTACCAGAATAAATACGCCATTGTTGAATATATCAAGGATTTAGCTGAAAGAGGTGGCAATAAGTTTTATATGCTCATTATGACCCATAACTATGATTTTTACCGTACAGTTTCGTCTCGTTTGAGTCTATTTCAGAATAATCTTTGGATGGTTGAACGGACAGCAGACGGCAAGGTTACTTTGGAGACCGGACAATATAAGGGTAACGTATATGCTAATGCTTTTGTAGGACATGATGACAATGACAAAATTTTCATCAGCATGATACCTTTTGTAAGAAATCTGATAGAGTATACAAAAGGAGAGAAGGTGTCAGAATATATCACACTTACTGATTGTCTACATATGAAAGGCGACACAACGAGCATCACTGAAAGCCAAGTCATAGACATTCTGAATGATTACACATTAGGCAAAGGCATAAAGCGTACAAAAACTGTTAATAAAGTATATAACCTTATATGGCTACGGCAGACGCAATTGCAAACGAGGCAACGCCTAATCCAGTGTTAATACAAAATAAAATTGTACTTTCTATTGCTATTCGTCATTTAGCCGAAAAATATATGCATGACAAGATAATTGCTTCTGGAAAAGATGAAGCGGTCCTTGTTGTTTCCGGTAATCAGACCGGAAAGTGGACAAGCTTATATAAGGATACTTGCCCTACCGATAGCAATAAGGATATCATAGAGCGAGTTAATATGATGACACCAGAACTCATTCACGTAAATAGCTTTATGTTTGAGCCATTGATAGATATGTCAATTTTTCACCTAATAAAGCTGTATAAGGATTGTAAGGAGAACTTAGCGTAATTGCAGCAGATGAGATGTGTAAAGATTATTTTATTATAATCTCATGTAGTTAGGATAGAAAAATAATGCCCTATAAACGACATGAATATAGGGCATATTATTTCGAACACAAGTTGATGATTATTTCCCCAGCCCTTTGAGCCAATTCAGTAACTCCTTATCCTTTTCCCAGACTCCATCTTGAGAAGGACGTGGAATAAGATCTACATAGGCATTATCGAGAGCTTCACGTTTTTGTTTTGAGTCTACTCGGGCATAAATTTCTGTGTACCTTACAGAGTTATGTCCTAGGATGTCACGCACATAAATAATGTTAAGACCAGCCTGTAAAAGATGGGTAGCTTTCGAATGGCGGAACGTATGCGGTGAGATTTTTTCAGGGAGTAGCCCTGGATATTGAGTTCGTACCAGTGAAGCATACATATTTATAATATGTGCCAATCCAGCGGTTGTCAGTATTCTATCATGGGCATTAGTGAACAGGGGATCTTTACCAACCATGTTCTCATCAATCCCTTTATCTTTCATATATGCACGAAGAATAACACATAATTTTTCATGTATCGGGACGATGCGTCTCTTTTTACCTTTCCCGTACAATGTCACATGCATAGGCTTACTAAAGTTTATGTTTTGTGGAGTGAAGGAAATTAACTCTTGAGCACGTGCTCCTGTATCATACAAAAATGCCAAAATAGCAAGATGGCGTCGCCCTTGTATCGTATCCGTCGGTATTTGTGCCAGCAAAGTTGACATACCTTCTTGAGTTAAAAAGGAAACGGTGGATTGCTCTGTTTTCTTGGCTTTGATGGTCAGAACCTCTTGCCATTTATTGATATTCTTAACGTCCTGATACTGCATGAAATAGCAGAAAGCGCGTAAAGATGCCAGACGAGAGTTTCGTGTCGTAGGAGAACTATTACGTTCTTTCTCAAGCCAATTTAAGAATGTCAAAACATTTTGCCGTGTAATGTGGTCTAACATGACCTTGTTGGCCGGTATTTTCTTCTGGCTGAGAAAAAACTCATACCA encodes:
- a CDS encoding tyrosine-type recombinase/integrase; the protein is MNEITDLAKYLNRFFVEYLPLERGVSKHTIRSYSDTFTVWYEFFLSQKKIPANKVMLDHITRQNVLTFLNWLEKERNSSPTTRNSRLASLRAFCYFMQYQDVKNINKWQEVLTIKAKKTEQSTVSFLTQEGMSTLLAQIPTDTIQGRRHLAILAFLYDTGARAQELISFTPQNINFSKPMHVTLYGKGKKRRIVPIHEKLCVILRAYMKDKGIDENMVGKDPLFTNAHDRILTTAGLAHIINMYASLVRTQYPGLLPEKISPHTFRHSKATHLLQAGLNIIYVRDILGHNSVRYTEIYARVDSKQKREALDNAYVDLIPRPSQDGVWEKDKELLNWLKGLGK
- a CDS encoding AAA family ATPase, which gives rise to MIQSIKIDWLNCFGIKSLNHEFKFSAGKQVHLIYAANGTMKTSFAKTMKFLSEQSKEKPCDQLCKENDVKYDLTADGNNILNKNIFVVNGDDEIDSSGSFINFLASVELKTKYDEIYQKLTKEKESLMTKLKSSSQSTDCEKEIVETFTQNEDDTIFSILEKIDPEVNIGLPVFEFRYNDVFDTKGAVKAFLENHKENLKEYIENYEKLLTESTLYRSVGAHAFGTYQVTQLSQYVSDGVFFGVQHKIVLQDGTEVTSHEQLQKMMSDEQERILNDEKLRKSFEKITKAIDKNTELRGFKAVIESHPEWILEMLNYEDFRKKVWLGYLAKTDVKPLFDSYIQIYNENKDKLLEVLLQAGEQQERWKDIINLYNARFHVPLKVSIANQRDIILKKEAAKLQFSYIVEGQAPIIKERKELDKILSRGEKRAFIILQFLFEMEARKMVGDDCILVMDDIADSFDYQNKYAIVEYIKDLAERGGNKFYMLIMTHNYDFYRTVSSRLSLFQNNLWMVERTADGKVTLETGQYKGNVYANAFVGHDDNDKIFISMIPFVRNLIEYTKGEKVSEYITLTDCLHMKGDTTSITESQVIDILNDYTLGKGIKRTKTVNKVYNLIWLRQTQLQTRQRLIQC